In one Curtobacterium citreum genomic region, the following are encoded:
- a CDS encoding response regulator transcription factor has product MTGQRPGITHVAIVDDHRLFREGLATILSAVPTIRVVAHGERPSDVLDSPEVAAIDVLLLDVELDGPPARTTIATVRRRHPHVRVVVLTMHRDAVLRRALLDAGAVDFVTKDTPSRELVDRIVRATSTDAAPVTFPIDLVTEARAGTPLSDRELEVLRLVAAARSNAEIASELGLAVGTVKRHVYNVFRKLDVGTRVGAIATANRLGLLA; this is encoded by the coding sequence GTGACCGGGCAGCGGCCGGGCATCACGCACGTCGCGATCGTCGACGACCACCGGCTGTTCCGCGAGGGACTCGCCACGATCCTGTCCGCGGTACCGACCATCCGCGTCGTCGCGCACGGCGAACGGCCGTCCGATGTGCTGGACTCCCCCGAGGTCGCGGCGATCGACGTGCTGCTCCTGGACGTGGAGCTCGACGGGCCACCGGCACGGACGACCATCGCGACGGTGCGTCGGCGGCACCCGCACGTCCGGGTGGTCGTGCTGACCATGCACCGGGACGCGGTGCTGCGCCGGGCGCTCCTCGACGCCGGTGCCGTGGACTTCGTCACCAAGGACACCCCGAGCCGCGAGCTCGTCGACCGCATCGTCCGGGCGACGAGCACCGACGCCGCGCCGGTGACCTTCCCGATCGACCTCGTCACCGAGGCACGGGCGGGCACGCCCCTGAGCGACCGCGAACTCGAGGTCCTGCGGCTCGTCGCCGCCGCTCGGTCGAACGCCGAGATCGCGTCGGAGCTGGGCCTGGCGGTCGGCACGGTGAAGCGCCACGTCTACAACGTGTTCCGGAAGCTCGACGTGGGCACCCGCGTCGGCGCGATCGCCACCGCGAACCGCCTCGGCCTGCTGGCCTGA
- a CDS encoding DUF4177 domain-containing protein: MTRWEYFTTPLMIHNTAAILNAHGDEGWELVQVVTGPEGGLVAYLKRPKADA, from the coding sequence ATGACTCGCTGGGAGTACTTCACCACGCCGTTGATGATCCACAACACCGCCGCCATCCTGAACGCCCACGGCGACGAGGGCTGGGAGCTGGTCCAGGTCGTCACCGGACCCGAGGGCGGACTGGTCGCCTACCTGAAGCGCCCGAAGGCGGACGCGTGA
- a CDS encoding RidA family protein — protein MSLADRLAELGLTIPAVAAPVAAYVPAVVTGRYVYTAGQLPFVDGALPVTGKVGTSVDAETATAQARVAALNALAAVQSVAGSLERVARVVKVTVFVASDPSFTGQPAVANGASTLVGEVFGDAGVHARSAVGVAVLPLDAPVEVELVVELTD, from the coding sequence GTGAGCCTCGCGGACCGCCTCGCCGAGCTCGGGCTGACGATCCCCGCGGTCGCCGCCCCCGTCGCCGCCTACGTGCCCGCGGTCGTCACCGGCCGGTACGTCTACACCGCGGGACAGCTGCCCTTCGTCGACGGCGCGCTGCCCGTCACGGGCAAGGTCGGGACGTCGGTCGACGCCGAGACCGCCACGGCGCAGGCGCGCGTGGCCGCGCTGAACGCGCTCGCGGCCGTCCAGTCGGTCGCCGGTTCCCTCGAGCGGGTCGCCCGGGTCGTCAAGGTGACGGTCTTCGTCGCCTCGGACCCGTCCTTCACCGGCCAGCCCGCCGTCGCCAACGGCGCGTCGACCCTGGTCGGCGAGGTCTTCGGCGACGCCGGCGTCCACGCGCGGAGCGCCGTGGGCGTCGCGGTGCTGCCGCTGGACGCGCCGGTCGAGGTCGAGCTGGTCGTCGAGCTGACGGACTGA
- a CDS encoding sensor histidine kinase translates to MTIPPQLAAVLTEIGSRFPELADDPVLAQSLLENVTSMITEAHARYAAGDGTASIVSDRYLDPEHLATGALHAEHAQHPAGAMLAAEMLFDAYLPVFVAEVGASTTDEVLRATRALHAGVWSRFPAGAIAYTEALRQRVTTTNLDSRTQIARDLHDRVAHGVLAGLQRLDLVLLTDPPTSERTAQLEAAGRLLRTALGDVQDLAVSLHARVGDDRLDDALRRHVDDLFPGDDRLTITTTGVPGALPNWKAEETLTILLEALTNRRKHAPGSTGTVTFAWSETTVVVTVRDDGPGFTPGTAAEGRLGQHTMRERAGVLGARLDVESAPGTGTTVRLVVPMGSL, encoded by the coding sequence ATGACGATCCCTCCGCAGCTCGCCGCCGTCCTCACCGAGATCGGGTCCCGGTTCCCGGAGCTCGCCGACGATCCCGTGCTGGCGCAGAGCCTGCTCGAGAACGTGACCTCGATGATCACCGAAGCGCACGCTCGGTACGCCGCGGGTGACGGCACCGCGAGCATCGTCAGCGACCGCTACCTCGACCCGGAGCACCTCGCCACCGGTGCGCTGCACGCCGAGCACGCCCAGCACCCGGCCGGCGCCATGCTCGCCGCGGAGATGCTCTTCGACGCCTACCTGCCGGTCTTCGTCGCCGAGGTCGGTGCGAGCACCACCGACGAGGTCCTCCGCGCCACCCGGGCCCTGCACGCGGGCGTCTGGAGCCGGTTCCCGGCGGGGGCGATCGCGTACACCGAGGCGCTGCGGCAGCGCGTCACGACGACCAACCTCGACTCCCGCACCCAGATCGCCCGGGACCTGCACGACCGGGTCGCCCACGGCGTCCTCGCGGGGCTGCAGCGGCTCGACCTGGTCCTGCTGACCGATCCCCCGACCTCCGAGCGCACCGCGCAGCTCGAGGCGGCCGGACGGCTGCTCCGGACCGCGCTCGGGGACGTCCAGGACCTCGCGGTCTCGCTGCACGCCCGGGTCGGCGACGACCGCCTCGACGACGCCCTGCGACGGCACGTCGACGACCTGTTCCCCGGCGACGACCGGCTGACGATCACCACGACGGGCGTGCCCGGTGCCCTGCCGAACTGGAAGGCCGAGGAGACCCTGACGATCCTGCTCGAGGCCCTCACGAACCGGCGCAAGCACGCCCCGGGGTCGACGGGGACGGTGACGTTCGCGTGGTCGGAGACGACGGTCGTGGTGACCGTGCGGGACGACGGACCGGGGTTCACGCCGGGGACCGCGGCGGAGGGCCGGCTCGGGCAGCACACCATGCGCGAGCGCGCGGGCGTCCTCGGGGCACGACTCGACGTCGAGAGCGCCCCGGGCACCGGGACCACCGTTCGGCTCGTCGTCCCCATGGGGTCGCTGTGA
- a CDS encoding transglycosylase domain-containing protein has product MSAQKSASRTKPVSAIGAFVGFVGFSALAGLLVTIGVTPAIAVAGVTTTSTIGVFESLPEYIEIGDLPQRNEVLAYSNGQPVHLATVYDQNRQELQFDQISDQLKNAAIDGEDKRFYDHGGVDMTSLVRAGVGSLAGGLGESGGGSTLTMQLVRNIKMQQALELPTPEEREKAYNDAVEQTIPRKLEEMKLAIGLAKKYSHKEILTGYLNIAYFGDQTYGVQAAAQHYFNKNATDLTPQEAASILAIVQSPNSRNLSDPKYYDANVARRDVILKSMYAQKHLTKEQFDAAIASKPADYVHLTEPNQGCQSAAGNGSQFFCDYAVKVVKQMSQLGATEKERATAWRNGGYTVQTTLDLDLNGQQKDLLNTFDPNTESRFSLGGALNSVEASTGRILTMAQNKDYDQSLQTPPTATSINYSVDKEYGGSIGFQVGSTYKVFTLLDWLKAGHGLNESVNGTPHNTSRWTQCGSTITSNWAPKNDSAGENGNFTVARATALSVNAAFASMAAKLDLCDIRQTAQDLGVHSADEKTELNAYPSSILGTNNIAPLTMASAYATIANNGTYCSPIAIDNITNAEGKSLGGQPKQCKQVLDPSVAATAAFAMRGTIASGTAVGAQTPDGTQLFAKTGTTDDADQIWLVGASSKVATAYWQGNTDGGKNNLRHYLPGAGWGSYASQRAHVWQQAMIPINAKHPADPFPTPSQTALRGNSVAVPDVSGKTADEARSILSSAGFTYVDGGAQPGAGTAGTVSSTSPGAGSLLSTGSSVTVYTTDGSQSTVPEVAGKSLQDARSTLGDAGFGSVNVSDQYAKGGKECTVAAVDPGAGTATAKSTALTLQLFGDKDGKAPKDCK; this is encoded by the coding sequence ATGTCTGCCCAGAAGTCTGCCTCGCGGACCAAGCCCGTCTCCGCGATCGGCGCCTTCGTCGGTTTCGTCGGCTTCAGCGCGCTCGCCGGCCTGCTGGTCACGATCGGCGTCACCCCGGCGATCGCGGTCGCCGGCGTCACGACGACCTCGACGATCGGCGTCTTCGAGTCACTGCCGGAGTACATCGAGATCGGTGACCTGCCGCAGCGCAACGAGGTCCTGGCGTACTCGAACGGGCAGCCGGTGCACCTCGCGACGGTCTACGACCAGAACCGCCAGGAGCTGCAGTTCGACCAGATCAGCGACCAGCTGAAGAACGCGGCGATCGACGGCGAGGACAAGCGCTTCTACGACCACGGCGGTGTCGACATGACGTCCCTGGTGCGTGCGGGCGTCGGATCCCTGGCCGGGGGTCTCGGCGAGTCCGGCGGTGGGTCGACGCTGACCATGCAGCTGGTGCGCAACATCAAGATGCAGCAGGCGCTCGAGCTCCCCACCCCGGAGGAGCGCGAGAAGGCCTACAACGACGCCGTCGAGCAGACCATCCCCCGCAAGCTCGAGGAGATGAAGCTCGCGATCGGTCTGGCGAAGAAGTACTCGCACAAGGAGATCCTGACCGGGTACCTCAACATCGCCTACTTCGGCGACCAGACGTACGGCGTGCAGGCCGCCGCACAGCACTACTTCAACAAGAACGCCACGGACCTGACCCCGCAGGAGGCCGCCTCGATCCTCGCGATCGTGCAGTCGCCGAACTCGCGGAACCTGTCCGACCCCAAGTACTACGACGCGAACGTCGCCCGTCGCGACGTCATCCTCAAGTCCATGTACGCGCAGAAGCACCTGACCAAGGAGCAGTTCGACGCGGCCATCGCCTCGAAGCCCGCGGACTACGTGCACCTGACGGAGCCGAACCAGGGTTGCCAGTCGGCGGCCGGCAACGGCTCGCAGTTCTTCTGCGACTACGCGGTCAAGGTCGTCAAGCAGATGTCCCAGCTCGGCGCGACCGAGAAGGAGCGCGCGACCGCCTGGCGCAACGGCGGCTACACCGTGCAGACCACCCTCGACCTCGACCTGAACGGTCAGCAGAAGGACCTGCTCAACACGTTCGACCCGAACACCGAGAGCCGCTTCAGCCTCGGTGGTGCCCTCAACTCCGTCGAGGCGTCGACCGGGCGCATCCTGACGATGGCGCAGAACAAGGACTACGACCAGTCCCTGCAGACCCCGCCCACGGCGACGTCGATCAACTACTCGGTCGACAAGGAGTACGGCGGGTCGATCGGCTTCCAGGTCGGCTCGACCTACAAGGTGTTCACGCTCCTCGACTGGCTGAAGGCCGGGCACGGGCTGAACGAGAGCGTCAACGGCACGCCGCACAACACGTCGCGGTGGACGCAGTGCGGCTCGACCATCACGTCGAACTGGGCGCCGAAGAACGACTCCGCGGGTGAGAACGGCAACTTCACGGTCGCCCGTGCCACCGCGCTGTCCGTGAACGCGGCGTTCGCGTCCATGGCCGCGAAGCTCGACCTGTGCGACATCCGCCAGACCGCGCAGGACCTCGGCGTGCACTCCGCCGACGAGAAGACCGAGCTGAACGCATACCCGTCGTCGATCCTCGGCACGAACAACATCGCGCCGCTCACCATGGCGTCCGCCTACGCGACCATCGCGAACAACGGCACGTACTGCTCCCCGATCGCGATCGACAACATCACGAACGCCGAGGGCAAGTCGCTCGGCGGCCAGCCGAAGCAGTGCAAGCAGGTGCTCGACCCGAGCGTCGCCGCGACCGCGGCCTTCGCCATGCGCGGGACGATCGCGTCCGGTACGGCCGTGGGCGCGCAGACCCCGGACGGCACGCAGCTGTTCGCGAAGACGGGCACCACGGACGACGCCGACCAGATCTGGCTCGTCGGTGCGAGCTCGAAGGTCGCGACGGCGTACTGGCAGGGCAACACGGACGGTGGCAAGAACAACCTCCGCCACTACCTGCCCGGCGCCGGGTGGGGCTCCTACGCTTCGCAGCGTGCGCACGTGTGGCAGCAGGCGATGATCCCGATCAACGCCAAGCACCCGGCCGACCCGTTCCCGACCCCGTCGCAGACCGCCCTCCGCGGCAACAGCGTCGCCGTCCCGGACGTGTCGGGCAAGACCGCCGACGAGGCCCGTTCGATCCTGTCGTCCGCCGGGTTCACGTACGTCGACGGTGGCGCGCAGCCGGGTGCCGGCACGGCGGGCACGGTCTCCTCGACCTCGCCGGGCGCCGGTTCCCTGCTCTCCACCGGCTCCTCGGTGACCGTGTACACGACGGACGGCTCGCAGTCGACCGTGCCGGAGGTCGCGGGCAAGAGCCTGCAGGACGCCCGGAGCACGCTCGGCGACGCCGGCTTCGGCTCGGTGAACGTCTCCGACCAGTACGCGAAGGGCGGCAAGGAGTGCACCGTGGCCGCGGTCGACCCGGGTGCCGGGACCGCCACCGCGAAGAGCACGGCGCTGACGCTCCAGCTCTTCGGGGACAAGGACGGCAAGGCGCCGAAGGACTGCAAGTGA
- a CDS encoding metallophosphoesterase — MSRGRAALGIIAAGATIGAATAAWGSLVERRRFGIRWETVPVLAPGSRDVTVLHLSDIHMAPWQADKQQWLRDLSLVEPDFVVNTGDNLGHATANSAVEYALEPFRGVPGAFAHGSNDFYGPSPRNPLKYFGGPSRMHADRRPVSLDIDRQTAFFESLGWLDVNDQAHAIELRGSRFELFGTSDAHRGWDRLDLLPTNVDEMRSDVPWTEDEDGPSPVAIGITHAPYRRVLNAFVDQGADIVFAGHTHGGQVQVPGIGALVTNSDLPRRYVSGLHKWQHRAHWSWLEVSAGIGTSIYAPVRFACRPEAVVVTLTARTD, encoded by the coding sequence GTGAGTCGCGGTCGCGCCGCGCTGGGCATCATCGCCGCGGGTGCGACCATCGGAGCGGCGACGGCGGCGTGGGGTTCCCTCGTCGAGCGTCGCCGCTTCGGTATCCGGTGGGAGACCGTGCCGGTGCTCGCGCCCGGATCCCGCGACGTGACGGTGCTGCACCTCTCCGACATCCACATGGCACCGTGGCAGGCCGACAAGCAGCAGTGGCTGCGCGACCTGTCGCTCGTCGAGCCGGACTTCGTCGTGAACACCGGCGACAATCTCGGGCACGCGACGGCGAACAGCGCGGTGGAGTACGCGCTCGAGCCGTTCCGCGGCGTCCCGGGTGCCTTCGCGCACGGTTCGAACGACTTCTACGGACCGTCGCCCCGCAACCCGCTGAAGTACTTCGGCGGTCCGAGCCGCATGCACGCCGACCGTCGGCCGGTGTCGCTCGACATCGACCGGCAGACGGCCTTCTTCGAGTCGCTCGGCTGGCTCGACGTGAACGACCAGGCGCACGCGATCGAGCTCCGCGGGTCACGCTTCGAGCTGTTCGGCACGTCGGACGCGCACCGGGGCTGGGACCGGCTCGACCTGCTGCCGACGAACGTCGACGAGATGCGCAGCGACGTCCCGTGGACCGAGGACGAGGACGGCCCCTCCCCCGTCGCGATCGGGATCACGCACGCGCCGTACCGCCGCGTGCTCAACGCCTTCGTCGACCAGGGCGCGGACATCGTCTTCGCCGGGCACACCCACGGCGGGCAGGTGCAGGTCCCCGGCATCGGCGCCCTCGTCACGAACTCCGACCTGCCGCGGCGGTACGTGAGCGGCCTGCACAAGTGGCAGCACCGCGCGCACTGGTCGTGGCTCGAGGTCTCCGCGGGCATCGGGACGTCGATCTACGCGCCCGTCCGCTTCGCCTGCCGCCCCGAGGCCGTCGTCGTGACCCTCACGGCACGCACCGACTGA